The proteins below are encoded in one region of Paralysiella testudinis:
- a CDS encoding 5-(carboxyamino)imidazole ribonucleotide synthase, which yields MNSVNKAVILPPAMLGILGGGQLGRMFAMAAKRMGYRVMVLDPDAQAPAAAFADVHLCAAYDDVAALAALSECAAVTTEFENVNADSMLWLAQSTRVSPSGHSVAIAQDREQEKAWIGKAGLPTAPYKVIAAADDVCADCEALFPGILKTATLGYDGKGQVRVRNQAELAQAWADLGKVRCVLEKMLDLRSEISVIVCRLNSAQMACFAPAENQHIDGILAYSIVPARLPEALQQQAQQLACRLADALDYVGVLAVEMFVVGEEMQLVVNEMAPRPHNSGHHTLDACVTSQFDQQVRLMCGLPPADTTLLSPCCMANILGDVWPAQGEPNWLAILQQQAAHLHLYGKQEARVGRKMGHFTQLATSADAAFDLAKASHAALK from the coding sequence ATGAATTCGGTTAACAAAGCGGTTATTTTGCCGCCAGCCATGTTGGGTATTTTGGGCGGTGGCCAGTTGGGACGCATGTTTGCGATGGCGGCCAAGCGCATGGGCTATCGGGTGATGGTGTTGGATCCGGATGCGCAGGCGCCAGCGGCGGCGTTTGCGGATGTGCATTTGTGTGCGGCTTATGATGATGTGGCGGCGCTGGCGGCATTGAGCGAGTGTGCGGCGGTGACCACTGAATTTGAAAATGTTAATGCCGATTCTATGCTGTGGCTGGCGCAGTCCACGCGCGTATCGCCATCGGGGCACTCAGTGGCGATTGCGCAAGATAGAGAGCAGGAGAAAGCTTGGATTGGTAAAGCAGGCTTGCCAACGGCACCTTATAAGGTGATTGCAGCAGCGGATGATGTTTGTGCTGATTGTGAGGCATTATTCCCCGGTATTTTAAAAACCGCCACTTTAGGCTACGACGGCAAAGGTCAAGTACGGGTACGTAACCAGGCTGAATTGGCGCAGGCGTGGGCGGATTTGGGTAAGGTGCGCTGCGTGTTGGAAAAAATGTTGGATTTGCGCAGCGAAATTTCAGTGATTGTGTGCCGTTTGAATTCGGCACAAATGGCTTGTTTTGCGCCTGCTGAAAACCAGCATATTGATGGCATTTTGGCCTACTCGATTGTGCCAGCAAGGCTGCCTGAAGCGCTACAACAGCAAGCACAACAATTGGCTTGTCGTCTGGCCGATGCTTTGGATTATGTGGGTGTGTTGGCGGTAGAGATGTTTGTGGTGGGTGAAGAGATGCAATTGGTGGTGAATGAAATGGCACCCCGACCGCACAACTCCGGCCATCATACCTTAGACGCTTGTGTGACCAGCCAATTTGACCAACAAGTACGCTTAATGTGTGGTTTACCACCTGCGGATACCACCTTGCTTAGTCCCTGCTGTATGGCCAATATACTGGGAGATGTGTGGCCGGCGCAAGGTGAGCCAAACTGGTTAGCTATTTTGCAGCAGCAAGCGGCGCATCTGCATTTATATGGCAAACAAGAAGCTAGGGTTGGTCGTAAAATGGGGCATTTTACCCAGTTAGCGACTAGTGCGGATGCGGCCTTTGATTTGGCTAAGGCCAGCCATGCTGCATTGAAATAA
- the phbB gene encoding acetoacetyl-CoA reductase — protein MSEQKVALITGALGGIGTEICRQFLQHGYRVIAGLTKRDAEREQKWLQTEQFDSAQVRFIASSVTDHEASTAAINEALAAEGRIDVLVNNAGITRDAAFKKMSFEQWCEVLDTNLKSMFTITQPIFVKMLEQNSGRIINITSVNGIKGQFGQTNYSAAKAGMIGFTKALALEGARNNVCVNAVAPGYTGTPMVTAMREDVVDSIKKQIPLGRLAEPREIAAAVLFLAGDNGGYITGETISLNGGLHMQ, from the coding sequence ATGTCCGAACAAAAAGTAGCTTTAATTACCGGCGCATTGGGCGGGATTGGCACAGAAATTTGCCGCCAATTTCTGCAACACGGCTACCGCGTGATTGCCGGTTTAACCAAACGCGATGCCGAGCGTGAGCAAAAATGGCTGCAAACCGAGCAATTTGATTCGGCACAAGTGCGGTTTATCGCCAGCAGCGTTACCGATCACGAAGCATCCACTGCCGCCATTAATGAGGCATTGGCTGCAGAAGGTCGTATTGATGTGCTAGTTAACAACGCTGGCATTACCCGCGACGCCGCCTTTAAAAAGATGAGCTTCGAACAATGGTGCGAAGTATTGGACACCAACCTCAAATCCATGTTCACCATTACCCAACCCATCTTTGTGAAAATGCTGGAGCAAAACAGTGGTCGCATCATCAACATCACATCGGTAAACGGCATTAAAGGCCAATTCGGCCAAACCAACTACTCTGCCGCCAAAGCCGGCATGATTGGCTTTACCAAAGCCTTGGCATTGGAAGGTGCTCGTAACAATGTTTGCGTTAATGCCGTAGCACCCGGCTACACCGGCACACCGATGGTAACCGCCATGCGTGAAGATGTAGTAGATTCAATCAAAAAACAAATCCCCTTAGGCCGCTTGGCCGAACCACGTGAAATCGCTGCAGCGGTACTGTTTTTGGCCGGCGACAATGGCGGCTACATCACCGGCGAAACCATCTCGCTCAACGGCGGCCTGCATATGCAATAA
- a CDS encoding phasin family protein, which produces MYTDIFKTLNDQSQNAFEPMVKFNQLVAKNFSELTNLQLDSARQYADIGLAQMHLNSQVKDVQSLVNSGTKQLETMTRISQQMIEDGKKLANLANDFKSELDKLVTEAVEKKK; this is translated from the coding sequence ATGTACACCGACATCTTCAAAACCTTGAACGACCAATCACAAAACGCTTTCGAACCGATGGTTAAATTCAACCAATTGGTTGCCAAAAATTTCTCTGAGCTGACCAATCTGCAATTAGACTCTGCCCGCCAATACGCCGACATCGGCTTGGCACAAATGCACTTGAACAGCCAAGTGAAAGATGTACAGTCGTTAGTAAACAGCGGTACCAAACAACTGGAAACCATGACCCGCATCAGCCAACAAATGATTGAAGACGGCAAAAAATTGGCCAACTTGGCCAATGATTTCAAAAGCGAGCTGGACAAGCTGGTTACCGAAGCTGTTGAAAAAAAGAAATAA